TTAAACTGTCGAATATCGCTTCTGATTTGTTAAAATAAATAGAGGCGAGGTTGTATTTTTCTTTTTCAATATTGGTCAATCCAAGGTAGTAGTAAACCGTTGCTATAGTATAATATGGAGGCAGTTTTTTATAAAGGAACAGGCTTTTATGAAAGGCTTTTGCGGCTTTTTCATATTGGTTTTCATTGAAATAAATTTTTCCCAGTTTGAAAGTTTGATTGGTTTGTTCTTCCAAATCATTATTGTTTTCACAAAAAACTATTGCTTTCTGTATGTAAACAATCGCTTTTTCTGGTTTGTTTATTTGAATATTGTAATCTGCTAAATTTGAATAATAGGAGATGCTATCTGTTTTTTTTGTAGTTTGTGCATACAAAAATGTGCTAAAAAAAAGAATAAAAACGAAGAAGTATTTCATTGTAAGTCGTTATTTTTTAATTAGTTATTTGGTTTTTTTGTAAAAAGTATTAAATCAATAATTCTTGATGAATATCCTTTTTCGTTATCATACCATCCTACCACTTTTACCATTTTGTCAATAACAGAGGTTAGTTGAGCATCAAATGTACAAGAATTTTTATTCCCAATAATGTCAACAGATACTATTGGATCTTCCGTATAATCTAAAATTCCTTTTAAGGTGGTTTGGGAAGCTGTTTTAAAAGCAGCATTTATTTCTTCGATGCTTACTACCCGTTTTACATTGAAAGTGATATCAGTCAAAGAGCCGTCAGGAACGGGAACCCGTATGCCGCAACCTCCAATTTTTCCTTCTAAAGAAGTGAAAATTTTTGTCAATGCTTTTGCTGCTCCGGTTGTTGTAGGTACTATTGACTGGCTTGCTCCTCTTGCGCGACGTAAATCTTTATGGGGTTGATCGTGTAAGCTTTGGTCCGTTGTAAAAGAGTGAATTGTGGTAATGTAGGCTTGCTCAATACCGCAAAGTTCATCAATGATTTTGATCATTGGCGCTGCATTATTTGTTGTACAGCTGGCGTTTGAAATAATGGTTTCTGTTCCGTCAAGGATATGTTCGTTGACTCCCAAAACAACTGTTTTTATTGTGTCTACTTCTGAAGGTGCGGAGAGAATTACTTTTTTGGCACCCGCCAGAATATGTGCATTTAAGTCTTCGAATGTTTTGTATTTTCCAGTAGATTCGATTACATAATCGATAGCCAAGCTTTTCCAATCCAGATTTGAAATGCTTTTTTCGTGGAAAAATAAAACGTGTTTTCCATCTACAAAAAAACCTGTTTCATCCTGGGTGATTACGTTTGGCAATACACCGTGAATACTGTCGTATTTCACTAAATGCGCCATTGTTTTGGTATCTGCAATATCGTTTATGGCAATTACTTCTATATCAGGATGGTTCAGCAGCAATCGGAATAGATTTCGTCCAATTCGTCCAAAACCATTTATGGCAATTCTTGTTTTCAAATGGATTCGTTTATTCGTTTATTTGGTTAACCGATTAACTGATTAAACAAATTAATTTTTTATAAAATATGTTTTTGTGCTTTGTAGGATGAACGAACCAAAGGTCCACTTTCAACATGACGGAAACCTAATTCTAAACCAAATTGCTCGTATTTAGCAAATTGCTCCGGCGTTATAAATTCCTTCACCGGCAAATGTTTTTTGCTGGGTTGTAAGTATTGTCCAATCGTTACGATATCAACATTGGCTTCCCGTAAATCTCTCATGGTCTGAAAAACCTCGTCTTCTTGTTCTCCAAGTCCTAACATGATTCCAGATTTGGTTCTGTTGATTCCTTTTTCTTTCAGATATCTAAGTACTTCTAAGCTTCGGTCGTATTTTGCCTGAATGCGCACTTCACGAGTCAGTCTGCGTACGGTTTCTACGTTGTGTGAAACGACTTCGGGATTGGCTTCTACGATTCGGTCTATATTTCTTTCGATTCCTTGAAAATCAGGAATTAAGGTTTCCAGGGTTGTATTAGGGTTCATTCTTCTAATGGCTTTTACGGTTTCAATCCAAATGATTGAGCCACCATCTTTTAAATCATCTCTGTCAACGCTTGTAATTACGGCATGTTTGATGTTCATAATTTTGATAGAACGCGCCACTTTTTCAGGCTCATCCCAATCTACCGTTTCAGGTCTTCCTGTTTTTACGCCACAAAAACCACAAGAACGGGTGCAGACATTTCCTAAAATCATGAATGTTGCCGTTCCTTCGCCCCAGCATTCTCCCATATTTGGGCAGCTACCAGAGGTACAAATGGTATTTAAGCTATATTTATCGACTAAACCACGAAGTTCTGTATATTTTTGACCTATTGGGAGTTTTACCTTTAACCATTTCGGTTTAGCTCCGCTCAATTCGGATCCTCGGGTTCCCACAGGTAAAGTATTTTCTAAAACAGTTTCCATAAATTAATTTTCAGTTCGCAAAGATAACGATTGTTGTTTATTTGTGGATTTGTTTGTCTGTTAATTTGAGTTTAGAAAAGCGAATCTCAGGATTATTTTTATTGTTTTTTGTTTTGAAAGCATTGTTCGAATGAAATATGTCCCACAGATGCCTCGGATTGAACAGATTTATATTTTTTATGGAATGATTGGTTTGTGTAGGTTTTGATTTTCAGGCATAAAAAAAGCAGCCTTTTTTGGGAACTGCTTTAGTTGCTTTTTACGCTAATTCATTTGTATTGTGATGGGCAGATTATAAGCGGTTCGGACTGCTTTTCCGGCAATCATTCCCGGGGACCATTTTGTTTTTAAGGATTTTAATACCCTAATCGCTTCTTTTCCTAAGCCATATCCGGGATCTTTTTTTACTTGAATGTCGGTCATGGTTCCATCTTTTTCGATAACAAAAGAAACATAAATGCGAATGGCTTGTTCACTGTCGATTTCTGTTTTTTCAAAATTATTGCCTACATAGTTGTAAAATTTATTGATACCACCCGGGAATTCCGGCAATTTGTCTAAAGCTACAGTGGTGACAACTGTATTTCCTGTATCAGTGGTAATAGGGGCAACAGTGTTTCCAGAAGGTGTTGCATTATTTATACCAATGCTTGTTGTTCCATCGTTTGTACTTGTTGTTGTGCCCGTATTTTCAATGTTTTTTGCTATAACTGCGGTTGGTGTTGTTGCTGTTACCACAATAGGATTTACGAGTTGGTCTTTCTGCAGCACGGCTTGTTTGGTTTGTTGTTTGGCTTCCGGCAGTACTGGTTTTTCAATTTTTTTGCTTTCGAAAGGCGTGCTGTCCGATAATTGGATGATTCGACTGGTAAAATCGGGGAGTTCTATTTTGCTTTCGGGATTCAGGTAATTAACCGCAACAGGAATAGTGACTACTGCCGCCAAAAACAGCATTCCGGTTAAAAATGCTACTACCGATGTTTTTGAACTTTCCTGACGCAATCGATAAGCGCCATACTCTTTGTTTCTGTTTTCGAAAACAAGATCAATCCAACGGGTTTCGTAAATACTGAGCCCAGACATAATTTATAGTTTTAGTGGTTAAGTAACTATTAAATCATAAGCAGGTATTTTTAACATATAACGTTAGAAATAGGTATTGTAGTATTTAAAAATACGATTATATTTTTATTTTTTTTAACATAAATTGATAAAAATAAATATATCGGTTTTATTGGGCTTAGAAATGAATGTAGTAAGAGTCGTAAAAAAGGATAAAGTAATTTTGGAATTATTTCCTTAGAATTATCTTTTCTGTTGAATGATTTCTGCCAGAAGTTTTTTGGCGCGAAGCAATTTAATCTTTACGTTACTCAAAGGTTCGTCAATTTTGTTGGCAATTTCCTGATAACTCATTTCTTGAAAATAGCGCAACTGAATCACTTCTTGATAATGTGGTTTCAATTCTTTGATGAATTGCAGTAACCGAGAAAGGTTTTGTTCGGTAATTAATTCATCTTCTGCCGATGGGGTTGTGTCGGCAATATTATAGGCCTGCTGGTCTTCTTCATCGGTAATTTCGACAAAAAGACTTGATTTCTTTTTTCGCAACAAATCAATATGCACGTTTTTTGCAATAGCGATAAGCCAGGTGTTGAACTGGAATTCGGCGTTGTAAGTGGCTATTTTGTCAAAAGCTTTCGAGAATGTTTCGATGGTGATATCCTCGGCATTGGTTTCATTTTCGGTACGTTTTAGCATGAAGGCATAGACTTCATTCCAATAATAATCCAATAGAAAGGTAAAGGCCGCTTGATCTCCTTTTTTTGCTTTTTCTATTTGATTGTTTATTTCCAATGTACCGGTTTTGAGAAAATATTTGTTATAAAGATATTGATTTGTGTAACTATAAGTACTATTTCAATAATTGGAAACCAGAATTTAATGTCGTTTTCTTTTAGTTTTCCAGCCGAAAACCCAACTACTGTCCACGCTACTATGTATCTCCCTAACAGTAAACTTAAAACTAATATCCATTGAAACTGAAATGCCAGTAATATGGCAGGCAATATAAGGCATAATAATTGGGAACAATAAAAAATTCCTAATTGCAATTTATCGAACGGTTTGTAATAATTGGCCGTAGCGACATGTCTTCTTTTTTGGGTAAAAAATTCTTTGAAAGACGTTTTGGGTTTAGAATAGGTAAAACTTTTAGGGGTGTAGGCGATGGTTACATTTTGGGCATTTGCCGCCTGATTAATGAATAAATCGTCATCTCCGGAGCGTACTTGTATGTGTTCTATAAAGCCGTTTACATTGAAAAATTCTTCTTTCTTATAGGCCATATTTCTTCCGACTCCCATATACGGATGTCCTAACTTTGCCCAGGAAAAATATTGAATTGCAGTTAATACCGTTTCAAATCGAATTATTTTATTCAGGAAAGAATTAGCAATTTTTTGATATCCTCCATACCCCAAAACGATTGTTTTGTGCATGGTAAATTGAGAGCTCATTGCCGTAATCCAATCTTTGGATGTTGGGTAGCAATCGGCGTCGGTAAATAGTAAGTATTCTTTTTTTGCAGCTTTTATTCCCAGTGTCAGCGCATATTTTTTATTGCCCCAAAAAGCTTCGTTGTTCTGTACTTTTACCAAACGTATATTTGGATATTGTTTTTCAAAAGCTTCAAAAACAGCTAAAGTACCATCGCTTGATGCATCATCAATCAATACGATTTCAAAATCCGGATAGTTTTGTTCCGCTAACAACGGAATAAAATTAGCCGCATTTTCTTCTTCATTTTTGGCACAAACGATGACGGATATCGGAATTCTTTTTGGGGTAACTTTTTGTGCCTTGGCGAAAGCAAATTTCCCAAAAACGCCCAAATAATACGATAGTTGTATGGCAACTATGCCAATAAAAAAATATAAAGTAATGGTCAGCATCAGATTGAAATGTCTTTTTAAATCGTCTGCAAAGGTACTTATGAAATGTTAAAATTCAATGCTTAAAAGGAAATTACTTTTGGGGTTTTGTCATTTCTTTTGTACAAATCCGGCAGCAATATTTTATATTATGTTTACTTCGGCTTCAATGTGAATGCCAAATTTTTTAAAAACAGTTGCTTGGATTTCTTTCGAAACATTCAGGATTTCCTGCCCGGTTGCCTTACCATAATTTACCAAAACTAAGGCTTGATTTTTATGAATTCCGGCATCGCCAAAACGTTTTCCTTTGAAACCGGCCTGTTCGATTAGCCATCCAGCGGGAACTTTTACTTCTGTTTCTGAAATGTCGAAATAGCGCATTTCTGGAAACTGCTGGTGAATTTTTTCGAAATCTGATTTCAATACGATTGGATTTTTAAAGAAACTTCCGCTGTTCCCCAGTTCAGCCGGATCAGGTAATTTGCTTTTTCGAATAGCGATTACTGCATTACTGACGTCTTTTAAAGTAGGATTTGTGATGTTGTTTTTTAAAAGTTCTCCTGAAATATCTCCGTACGAAGTATTGATTTTATGATTTCGTTTCGTGAGTTTAAACACTACTGCTGTAATTATATATTGGTCTTTTACGTCGTTTTTAAAAATGCTCTCGCGGTATCCAAAATGGCATTCTTCTTTGCTAAAAGTTCTTATTTCCTGATTTTTGATTGCCATTGCTTCGCAGGAAACGAAGGTGTCTTTGATTTCCGTACCATAAGCTCCAATGTTTTGAACTGGCGTAGTTCCTACATTTCCCGGGATAAGGGACATGTTTTCCAGTCCGCCAAAATCTTGATTGATGGTCCAAAGCACAAATTCATGCCAGTTTTCACCCGCCTGACTTTCAACCCAAACAAAATCATCATTTTCCTGTTTGATTTTTTTACCTTTCAAATCAATGTGAATCACCAATGCTTCAATATCTTTTGTCAAAAGCATGTTGCTTCCTCCTCCCAAAATAAATTTTTTCTGGGATTTATTTTG
This region of Flavobacterium lacustre genomic DNA includes:
- the gap gene encoding type I glyceraldehyde-3-phosphate dehydrogenase, producing the protein MKTRIAINGFGRIGRNLFRLLLNHPDIEVIAINDIADTKTMAHLVKYDSIHGVLPNVITQDETGFFVDGKHVLFFHEKSISNLDWKSLAIDYVIESTGKYKTFEDLNAHILAGAKKVILSAPSEVDTIKTVVLGVNEHILDGTETIISNASCTTNNAAPMIKIIDELCGIEQAYITTIHSFTTDQSLHDQPHKDLRRARGASQSIVPTTTGAAKALTKIFTSLEGKIGGCGIRVPVPDGSLTDITFNVKRVVSIEEINAAFKTASQTTLKGILDYTEDPIVSVDIIGNKNSCTFDAQLTSVIDKMVKVVGWYDNEKGYSSRIIDLILFTKKPNN
- the lipA gene encoding lipoyl synthase — its product is METVLENTLPVGTRGSELSGAKPKWLKVKLPIGQKYTELRGLVDKYSLNTICTSGSCPNMGECWGEGTATFMILGNVCTRSCGFCGVKTGRPETVDWDEPEKVARSIKIMNIKHAVITSVDRDDLKDGGSIIWIETVKAIRRMNPNTTLETLIPDFQGIERNIDRIVEANPEVVSHNVETVRRLTREVRIQAKYDRSLEVLRYLKEKGINRTKSGIMLGLGEQEDEVFQTMRDLREANVDIVTIGQYLQPSKKHLPVKEFITPEQFAKYEQFGLELGFRHVESGPLVRSSYKAQKHIL
- a CDS encoding energy transducer TonB; this translates as MSGLSIYETRWIDLVFENRNKEYGAYRLRQESSKTSVVAFLTGMLFLAAVVTIPVAVNYLNPESKIELPDFTSRIIQLSDSTPFESKKIEKPVLPEAKQQTKQAVLQKDQLVNPIVVTATTPTAVIAKNIENTGTTTSTNDGTTSIGINNATPSGNTVAPITTDTGNTVVTTVALDKLPEFPGGINKFYNYVGNNFEKTEIDSEQAIRIYVSFVIEKDGTMTDIQVKKDPGYGLGKEAIRVLKSLKTKWSPGMIAGKAVRTAYNLPITIQMN
- a CDS encoding RNA polymerase sigma factor, giving the protein MEINNQIEKAKKGDQAAFTFLLDYYWNEVYAFMLKRTENETNAEDITIETFSKAFDKIATYNAEFQFNTWLIAIAKNVHIDLLRKKKSSLFVEITDEEDQQAYNIADTTPSAEDELITEQNLSRLLQFIKELKPHYQEVIQLRYFQEMSYQEIANKIDEPLSNVKIKLLRAKKLLAEIIQQKR
- a CDS encoding glycosyltransferase, whose translation is MLTITLYFFIGIVAIQLSYYLGVFGKFAFAKAQKVTPKRIPISVIVCAKNEEENAANFIPLLAEQNYPDFEIVLIDDASSDGTLAVFEAFEKQYPNIRLVKVQNNEAFWGNKKYALTLGIKAAKKEYLLFTDADCYPTSKDWITAMSSQFTMHKTIVLGYGGYQKIANSFLNKIIRFETVLTAIQYFSWAKLGHPYMGVGRNMAYKKEEFFNVNGFIEHIQVRSGDDDLFINQAANAQNVTIAYTPKSFTYSKPKTSFKEFFTQKRRHVATANYYKPFDKLQLGIFYCSQLLCLILPAILLAFQFQWILVLSLLLGRYIVAWTVVGFSAGKLKENDIKFWFPIIEIVLIVTQINIFITNIFSKPVHWK
- the murB gene encoding UDP-N-acetylmuramate dehydrogenase — its product is MEILTDFSLKNYNTFGIEAKAKQFVAVHDIADLKTVLEQNKSQKKFILGGGSNMLLTKDIEALVIHIDLKGKKIKQENDDFVWVESQAGENWHEFVLWTINQDFGGLENMSLIPGNVGTTPVQNIGAYGTEIKDTFVSCEAMAIKNQEIRTFSKEECHFGYRESIFKNDVKDQYIITAVVFKLTKRNHKINTSYGDISGELLKNNITNPTLKDVSNAVIAIRKSKLPDPAELGNSGSFFKNPIVLKSDFEKIHQQFPEMRYFDISETEVKVPAGWLIEQAGFKGKRFGDAGIHKNQALVLVNYGKATGQEILNVSKEIQATVFKKFGIHIEAEVNII